One Skermanella sp. TT6 genomic window, CAAGCCGCGCGTCGTCTTCTCCTCCTCCATCGCGGTGTTCGGGGCGCCCTTCCCGGAGAAGATCGGCGACGAGTTCTTCACCACCCCGCTGACCAGCTACGGCACCCAGAAGGCCATGGGGGAGCTGCTGCTGTCGGACTATTCGCGGCGGGGCTTCTTCGACGGCATCGGCATCCGGCTGCCGACCATCTGCATCCGCCCCGGCAAGCCGAACAAGGCGGCGTCGGGCTTCTTCTCCAACATCCTGCGCGAACCCTTGGCCGGGCAGGAGGCCGTGCTGCCGGTCGGCGAGGACGTGCGCCACTGGCACGCCAGCCCGCGTTCCGCGGTCGGGTTCCTGCTGCACGCCGCGACCATGGACCTGGAGCGGCTGGGCTGGCGCCGCAACCTGTCGATGCCCGGCCTGTCCGCCACCGTGGGGGAGCAGATCGAGGCGCTGCGCCGGGTCGCCGGCGAGAAAGCCGTGAAGCTGATCCGGCACGAGCCCGATCCCTTCATCATGGGGATCGTGTCCGGCTGGGCGCGGGATTTCGACACCAGCCGGGCGGAGTCCCTGGGATTCACCGCGGAACGGTCGTTCGACGAGATCATCCGGGTCCATGTCGAGGACGAGTTGGGCGGAAATCTGCCGACTTACGCCTGAAAGGGGTCGAAGTCCAAACGGGTTGGGCCGATCTTCGGGCTTGACGGTCTGAAGATCCCGCCGTAGCGTTCCCCGCAAGCCGCGATCAGACGGCTGTCGTGGGGAGCGTTCCGGTGTGGCTGTCTTGATACCAGGGTCCTCGACTCCATGGTCCGGCCTGTCGGCCAGCGAAAGGGCCGTGCTGGACCTGCTGTTCTGGTCCCCGGGCCTTTCCCGCGACCTGATCTCGACGCGCGCCGCCTTCTCCAAGACGCGCACCAACGCCCTCGTGGCCGGACTGATCGAGCAGGGGCTGGTCGAGGAGATCGGCCTTCAGGAATCGACCGGCGGCAGGCGCGCCGAGACGATCCGCATCAACCGCGGGCTGGGCGTGCTGCTGGGCGTCGATCTCGACGCCACCCGGTTCGACGTCGCCGTCTTCACCCCCGACCTCCACCTGCTGGCCCGCGACGGGGAGGAGATCGACGTGCGCCGGGGCCCCGGGCTGGTGCTGTCCCATGTCCGGGCGCGGATGCGCGGCCTGCTGGCGCGCTGCGGCGCCACGGCCGACCAGGTGCTCGGCATCGGCATCGGCGTTCCCGGCCCGGTCAATTTCGACACTGCGGAGCTGGTCGCGCCGCCGCTGATGCCGGAATGGGACAGCTTCTCGATCCGGGCCGACCTGCGGGCCGACTACGCGGCGCCCATCTTCGTGGACAACGACGTGAACCTGATGGCGCTGGGCGAGCTGTGGCACCTGCGGCGGGAGCCCCAGGACTTCCTGGTCATCAAGGTCAGCACCGGAATCGGCTGCGGGATCGTCTGCCACGGGCAGGTCTATCGCGGGGCCAACGGCTCCGCCGGCGACGTCGGGCATATCTGCGTGGACACCCACGGCCCGCGCTGCCACTGCGGCAATATCGGCTGCGTCGAGGCCATGGCCGCCGGACCCGCCATCGCCCGCATGGGGGTGGAGGCGGCGGAGGCCGGCGAAAGCCCGGTGCTGGCCGACATCCTCGCGGCCAGGGGGGCGATCGACCTGGGCGACGTGGCCCAGGCCAGCCGGGCGGGCGACGCCGCGTCCAACATGATCATCCAGCGCGCCGGGGCGCTGATCGGGCAGATGCTGGCCTCGGTGGTCAATTTCTTCAACCCGTCCCACGTCTTCATCGGCGGCGAGGGGGCCCGAATCGGGCCGCTGTTCCTCGCCTCCGTGCGGCAGAGCGTCTACCAGCGCTCCCTGCCGCTCTCCACCCGGAACCTCCAGATCCAGTACACGCCTCTCGGCGAGCAGGCCGGGCTGATCGGCGCCGGCGTCCTGGCGATGCAGGAGGCCATGAGGAGCCGGGGAACCGACAGGGACAAGGCGCGGGGCCGGCTGCCGGAGCCGGGCCGGCTGGAGAGTGTGGACCGATGAGCATAGGCGTCCGGTTCGAGGATATCGTGAAGGAGTTCGGCCCCGTGCGGGTGCTGCACGGCGTCGGCTTCGAGCTGGCGCCCGGCCGGGTCTACGGCCTTCTGGGCGAGAACGGCGCCGGCAAGTCCACGCTGATGAAGATCCTCAGCGGCTACGAGCAGCCGACCGGCGGCACCGTCCATGTGGACGGGCAACCCCGGAGCTTCCGCAGCTCCCGCGACGCCGAGGCCGCCGGGATCGTCCTGATCCACCAGGAATTCAACCTGGCCGAGGACCTGACCATCCAGCAGAACATCTTCCTCGGCCACGAGAAGAAGCGCGGCTGGTGGCTGGACGAGGCGGCGATGCGGGCCGACACCGTCCGGGTGCTGGCCCAGGTCGGCCTCGACCGCGACCCCGACACGCCGGTCCGGCAGCTGATCGTGGCGGAGAAGCAGCTGGTCGAGATCGCCAAGGCGCTCGCCCGCAACGCCCGCCTGCTGATCATGGACGAGCCGACCGCCTCCCTGACCCCGGGGGAGACCGAGGCCCTGTTCGCCCTGATGGCGCGGCTCCACGCCGAAGGCGTCACCATCGTCTATATCTCCCACAAGCTGGACGAGGTGGAGCGCACCACGGACGAGGTGATCGTGATGCGCGACGGCCGCTTCGTCACCCGGCGGGCCACCCGCGACGTGACCCGCCGCCAGATGGCCAACCTGATGGTCGGGCGGGAGCTTTCCGACCTCTACCCGCCCAAGGACCCGGCGCCCGCCGGCAAGCCGCCGCTTCTCCGGGTGCGGGGGCTGAACGTGCCCGGCTGGGCGTCGGATATCGGCTTCGAGGTGCAGCCCGGCGAGATCCTGGGGTTCGCCGGTCTGGTCGGCGCCGGCCGGACCGAGCTGTTCGAGGGGCTGCTGGGGCTGCGCCCGCACAGTGTCGAGCGCATCGAGCTGGACGGCCGGGAGATCCGCATCCGCACCCCGCGCGACGCGGTGAACCAGGGCCTGACCTACCTGAGCGAGGACCGCAAGGGAAAGGGCCTCCATGTCGGCTTCGGCCTGAGCGAGAACCTGACCATGATGGCGCTGGAGCACTACGCAAAGCCCTGGCTGCGCCCCCGCGAGGAGCGCCGGGCGCTGGAGGGCGCCGTGAGGGAGTTCGGCATCCGCACCGGCTCGCTGGATGTCCGCGCCGCCTCCCTGTCGGGCGGCAACCAGCAGAAGCTGGCGCTCGCCAAAGTTCTCCACCCCCGGCCCAAGGTGGTCGTCCTGGACGAGCCGACCCGCGGCGTCGATGTCGGCGCCAAGCGGGACATCTATTTCCTGATCCAGCGGCTGGCGCGCGAGGGGCGCGCCGTCGTCGTGGTCTCGTCGGAGCTGATGGAACTGGTCGGCCTGTGCCACCGCGTCGCCGTGATGCGCGCGGGCCGCATCCAGGCCGTCGTCGACGCGCAACATCTGACCGAAGAGGAGCTGATCTCCCATGCGACGGGAACGAAGCAATGAGGGGGCGGCGTGGTAGAGCGGCAAGCTGAAGTCCCGGCGGCATCCCGGTTCCAGCGGGCGCGGTCCGTGGGCGCGTGGCTGCACGGCGTCGGGCCGATCGCGGGGCTGGTGCTGCTCTGCGTCGTCGGCACCCTGCTGAACGGCGACTTCGCCTCGCTCGACAACGCGACGAACGTGCTGACCCGCACCGCCTTCATCGGCATCATCGCGGTCGGCATGTGCTTCGTCATCATTTCCGGCGGCATCGACCTGTCGGTAGGCTCCATGGCGGCGTTGATCGCCGGGCTGGTCATCCTGCTGATGAACACGCTGGCCGGCTGGATCGCCCAGCCGGTGCTGGTGGTGGCCGCCGGCATGGTCTGCTCGGTCCTGCTGGGCGCCGCGTTCGGCACGATCCACGGGCTGCTGATCACCCGCGGCCGGATCGAGCCCTTCATCGTCACGCTGGGCACGCTCGGCATCTTCCGGGCCTACCTGACCTATTTCTCCAACGGGGGCGCGATCACGCTCGACTACGAGCTGTCGGACGTCTACGGCCCCGTCTATTACGCCACCCTGGCCGGCGTGCCGGTCCCCGTCTGGGTGTTCCTGCTGGTGGCGGTCGCGGGCGGCCTGATCCTGAACCGCACCGCCTACGGGCGCTATGTCCAGGCGATCGGCTCCAACGAGCAGGTGGCGCGCTACGCCGCGGTCAACGTGGACCGGATCAAGGTGCTGACCTACGCGCTGCTGGGCGCCTGCGTCGGTATCGCGACGCTGCTCTACGTGCCGCGGCTGGGCTCGTCCTCGCCGACCACCGGCCTGCTGTGGGAACTGGAGGCGATCGCCGCGGTGATCGTCGGCGGCACCGCGCTGAAGGGCGGGTCGGGCAGCATCGTCGGGACCGTCGTCGGCGCCATCCTGCTGTCGGTCATCAGCAACATCCTGAACCTGACCAGCGTCATCAGCGTCTACCTGAACGCGGCGGTCCAGGGCTTCGTGATCATCATCGTGGCGTTCCTGCAAAGGCGGAAATGACCACGCCGGCATGGCCGGCATAAGCAAGGGGAGGAAGAGACCATGACGTTGAAGTCCTGCATATTCGCGATGGCCGCGGCCGCGGTCGCGTTCGGAGCGCCCGCGGCGGCGTTCGCCCAGAACAAGGTCAACCTGGGCGTCGCGATCCCGGCGGCGACCCACAGCTTCACCGCCGGCATCGTCTGGTGGGCCAACGAGGCCAAGAAGGAGCTGGAGGCCGCGCATCCCGACCTGAAGGTCACGATCAAGACGGCGGCCAACGCCGGCGAGCAGGCCAACCAGCTCCAGGACCTGACGACCGCCAACAGGATCAACGCGCTGGTGATCTTCCCGTTCGAGTCGGCGGCGCTGACCCGGCCGGTGGCGCAGGTCAAGAAGCAGGGCGTGTACGTGACCGTGGTCGACCGCGGCCTGACCGACACCAGCGCCCAGGACGCGTACGTGTCCGGCGACAACACCGCCTTCGGCAAGGTGCCGGCGGAGTACATCGCCAAGGCGCTGGACGGGAAGGGCAATATCGTGGCCCTGCGCGGCATCGCCACCACGCTCGACAACGAGCGGATGGACGCCTTCAACTCGGTGATGAAGGACTATCCCGACATCAAGCTGCTGGACGCCCGGTACGCCAACTGGAACCGCGACGACGCCTTCAAGGTGATGCAGGACTACCTGACCCGCTTCAAGCAGATCGACGCGGTGTGGGCCGCCGACGACGACATGGCGGTCGGCGTGCTGAAGGCGATCGAGCAGGCCAAGCGCGAGGACATCAAGATCGTCTTCGGCGGCGCCGGCGCCAAGGGCATGATCAAGACGCTGATCGACGGCGCCGACCCGCGCATCCAGGCCAACGTCTCCTACTCGCCGAAATTCATCTACGAGGCGATCAAGATGACGGCCGAGGCCCGCCTGAAGGGCGAGTCGCTGCCCGAAACCACGATCGTCCCGTCGGTGCTGATCACCAAGGACAACGCGAAGGACTTCTATTTCCCCGACAGCCCGTTCTGAGGAACCGCGGGGCGGGCCCGGCCGGGTCCGCCCCATTCGCCGACTGACGTAACTCCTACCACTGGTACCGGATGCGGCCGAGCAAGGCGTAGGCCTGCTGGCCGTCGCGCAGCTCGGCGGCGGCACCCAGGTTCAGGGCCAGCCCCATGGGCAGCTCGGCCGAGACGCCGGCGGCGAGGATCACGGCGTTGCGCGACGGCTCGTTGCCCTCGACCGTGAAGCTGCCGCCGGTCGCCCCCGCGAAGCGCGAGGTGATGGTGGCATCCGGCTGCACCAAGTCATAGCCCCAGCGGACCTCGAGCGATGGCGTGACCGTGCCCAGCGTCTCGGTCCGGAACGGGGCGGACGCCGCGACGCCG contains:
- a CDS encoding substrate-binding domain-containing protein, coding for MTLKSCIFAMAAAAVAFGAPAAAFAQNKVNLGVAIPAATHSFTAGIVWWANEAKKELEAAHPDLKVTIKTAANAGEQANQLQDLTTANRINALVIFPFESAALTRPVAQVKKQGVYVTVVDRGLTDTSAQDAYVSGDNTAFGKVPAEYIAKALDGKGNIVALRGIATTLDNERMDAFNSVMKDYPDIKLLDARYANWNRDDAFKVMQDYLTRFKQIDAVWAADDDMAVGVLKAIEQAKREDIKIVFGGAGAKGMIKTLIDGADPRIQANVSYSPKFIYEAIKMTAEARLKGESLPETTIVPSVLITKDNAKDFYFPDSPF
- the denD gene encoding D-erythronate dehydrogenase, whose product is MHILIIGAAGMVGRKLAGRLAVDGQLGGQGVDVLTLADMVEADAPAGFTGEVRTAALDISKPGEVEKLVAARPDVIFHLAAIVSGEAEADFEKGYAINLDGTRFLFEAIRLQSTREAAREPYKPRVVFSSSIAVFGAPFPEKIGDEFFTTPLTSYGTQKAMGELLLSDYSRRGFFDGIGIRLPTICIRPGKPNKAASGFFSNILREPLAGQEAVLPVGEDVRHWHASPRSAVGFLLHAATMDLERLGWRRNLSMPGLSATVGEQIEALRRVAGEKAVKLIRHEPDPFIMGIVSGWARDFDTSRAESLGFTAERSFDEIIRVHVEDELGGNLPTYA
- a CDS encoding ROK family transcriptional regulator, translated to MAVLIPGSSTPWSGLSASERAVLDLLFWSPGLSRDLISTRAAFSKTRTNALVAGLIEQGLVEEIGLQESTGGRRAETIRINRGLGVLLGVDLDATRFDVAVFTPDLHLLARDGEEIDVRRGPGLVLSHVRARMRGLLARCGATADQVLGIGIGVPGPVNFDTAELVAPPLMPEWDSFSIRADLRADYAAPIFVDNDVNLMALGELWHLRREPQDFLVIKVSTGIGCGIVCHGQVYRGANGSAGDVGHICVDTHGPRCHCGNIGCVEAMAAGPAIARMGVEAAEAGESPVLADILAARGAIDLGDVAQASRAGDAASNMIIQRAGALIGQMLASVVNFFNPSHVFIGGEGARIGPLFLASVRQSVYQRSLPLSTRNLQIQYTPLGEQAGLIGAGVLAMQEAMRSRGTDRDKARGRLPEPGRLESVDR
- a CDS encoding ABC transporter permease, producing MVERQAEVPAASRFQRARSVGAWLHGVGPIAGLVLLCVVGTLLNGDFASLDNATNVLTRTAFIGIIAVGMCFVIISGGIDLSVGSMAALIAGLVILLMNTLAGWIAQPVLVVAAGMVCSVLLGAAFGTIHGLLITRGRIEPFIVTLGTLGIFRAYLTYFSNGGAITLDYELSDVYGPVYYATLAGVPVPVWVFLLVAVAGGLILNRTAYGRYVQAIGSNEQVARYAAVNVDRIKVLTYALLGACVGIATLLYVPRLGSSSPTTGLLWELEAIAAVIVGGTALKGGSGSIVGTVVGAILLSVISNILNLTSVISVYLNAAVQGFVIIIVAFLQRRK
- a CDS encoding autotransporter outer membrane beta-barrel domain-containing protein, translated to MASPGFATSDFGGTELSAAVEGGRTSDVHGFDVRPAAELSWTRFVQDSYTENGATGAELAVSGKAENALTATLGVAASAPFRTETLGTVTPSLEVRWGYDLVQPDATITSRFAGATGGSFTVEGNEPSRNAVILAAGVSAELPMGLALNLGAAAELRDGQQAYALLGRIRYQW
- a CDS encoding sugar ABC transporter ATP-binding protein — translated: MSIGVRFEDIVKEFGPVRVLHGVGFELAPGRVYGLLGENGAGKSTLMKILSGYEQPTGGTVHVDGQPRSFRSSRDAEAAGIVLIHQEFNLAEDLTIQQNIFLGHEKKRGWWLDEAAMRADTVRVLAQVGLDRDPDTPVRQLIVAEKQLVEIAKALARNARLLIMDEPTASLTPGETEALFALMARLHAEGVTIVYISHKLDEVERTTDEVIVMRDGRFVTRRATRDVTRRQMANLMVGRELSDLYPPKDPAPAGKPPLLRVRGLNVPGWASDIGFEVQPGEILGFAGLVGAGRTELFEGLLGLRPHSVERIELDGREIRIRTPRDAVNQGLTYLSEDRKGKGLHVGFGLSENLTMMALEHYAKPWLRPREERRALEGAVREFGIRTGSLDVRAASLSGGNQQKLALAKVLHPRPKVVVLDEPTRGVDVGAKRDIYFLIQRLAREGRAVVVVSSELMELVGLCHRVAVMRAGRIQAVVDAQHLTEEELISHATGTKQ